A single window of Providencia alcalifaciens DNA harbors:
- a CDS encoding alpha-xenorhabdolysin family binary toxin subunit A, with the protein MNTQFNYDRIIKKENIGDATLALLTNQDSLSARSTGIFTLEDLIDIHRHVQFALTLPIKEIDILKWFGINDDNDSLLPTSELTEAIMNIRKHANTWDNVELKVKEQSIDLSLTSRNIIQTGDQILEYINHMPIIQKISDSLEDLSESDLNQITYQNDDQQIATELLSILYLIKGDIKQQSIKTIQIKNTVSDFRAHITGGYLSDYTHVDSLLFTTKGLYQQLETNEDPSNNGSFYKELIAFKKNELYQLEQEYSHFVKLCFTGLAGGIIGLVITGSIFGVKAENIRNRKNQLIKEIEEINHKFHQEELLQKTIFDIQINLQKIESLFRDARLAIDHLDYMWLVILTEVKQSIDIFARINNAEKLIRFITQFKRIITSWNSIQDYSVHLIKLFDELQINEKKSQ; encoded by the coding sequence ATGAATACTCAGTTTAACTATGACAGAATTATTAAAAAGGAAAACATTGGCGATGCAACATTGGCATTATTAACCAATCAAGATTCCTTATCCGCAAGATCTACAGGTATATTTACCCTTGAAGATTTAATTGATATTCACCGACACGTCCAGTTTGCTTTAACCCTTCCCATTAAAGAAATTGATATTTTAAAATGGTTTGGTATTAATGATGACAATGATTCATTACTGCCTACTAGTGAGTTAACTGAGGCGATTATGAATATACGTAAACACGCCAACACCTGGGATAATGTTGAACTCAAAGTAAAAGAGCAATCCATCGACTTGTCTTTAACCAGTCGTAACATCATACAAACTGGCGATCAAATTCTTGAATATATTAATCACATGCCGATTATTCAAAAAATCTCAGACAGCTTAGAAGATTTATCTGAAAGTGATTTAAATCAGATTACCTATCAAAACGATGACCAACAAATTGCCACTGAACTTTTAAGTATTTTGTATTTAATAAAAGGAGATATAAAACAGCAATCGATTAAAACCATTCAAATTAAAAATACAGTCTCAGATTTTCGTGCTCATATTACTGGTGGATATCTTTCAGACTATACCCATGTAGATTCATTACTCTTCACAACAAAAGGACTATATCAACAATTAGAGACTAACGAGGATCCTAGCAATAATGGGTCATTCTATAAAGAACTTATCGCCTTTAAGAAAAACGAACTATACCAATTAGAGCAGGAATATAGCCATTTTGTTAAGCTTTGCTTTACAGGGCTTGCGGGGGGTATTATTGGCTTAGTGATTACAGGCAGTATTTTTGGTGTAAAAGCAGAAAATATCCGTAATAGGAAAAATCAATTAATTAAAGAAATCGAAGAGATAAATCATAAATTTCATCAAGAAGAGCTACTACAAAAAACTATCTTTGATATTCAAATTAATTTGCAAAAAATTGAAAGCTTATTTAGAGATGCACGTCTCGCTATTGACCACTTAGATTATATGTGGCTTGTGATCCTCACCGAGGTTAAACAATCTATTGATATATTTGCAAGGATAAATAATGCAGAAAAACTGATCCGGTTTATCACGCAATTCAAACGTATCATCACATCTTGGAATTCTATTCAAGATTATTCAGTTCATTTGATTAAGCTATTTGATGAGCTACAAATCAATGAAAAAAAATCACAATAA
- a CDS encoding isochorismate synthase, with protein sequence MTKTKIDKLLAEILTHLSTLVLNPNEYTRLAWKMDAKEAFPGLAWLSSQDSYPQFYWYHRTGSEECSALGTVKSFNAITDAEQFIAQHTEIPDMRLWGLNGWNGVGEGISETLKRESAHYFLPRLEIFRLRSTVTVALNIDGAQDIQAAIAFIQQLNSASHGVSPLSTQIIGQQHIPDHDEWCALLTGAIQDMRAGKMEKVVMARETKLSLSQPITVAEFLSASQKVNHHCYHFMMAFSAHAGFMSSTPERLYLRQGTQLNSEALAGTVANHIDDGIAAENAKWLMEDNKNQHENLVVVDDICQQLQGAVTGIDVSSAKVIRLRKIQHLYRSIAATLLAPSDSDCLQRLQPTAAVCGLPRRVAREFLAKHEPFSRGWYAGTGGFISLNRSEFAVSLRCAQIDGAQISLYSGAGIVSGSDPEQEWEEIENKAAGLKSLLKAQ encoded by the coding sequence GTGACAAAAACAAAAATTGATAAATTATTAGCTGAAATTCTGACCCATTTGTCTACATTAGTACTCAATCCTAACGAATATACCCGCTTAGCGTGGAAGATGGACGCAAAAGAGGCGTTTCCGGGGTTAGCGTGGTTATCGTCCCAAGATAGCTACCCTCAGTTCTATTGGTATCATCGTACGGGGTCAGAGGAATGCAGTGCTTTAGGCACAGTAAAATCATTTAATGCGATCACGGATGCTGAGCAATTTATCGCCCAGCATACTGAAATTCCCGATATGCGATTATGGGGGCTCAATGGTTGGAATGGTGTGGGTGAAGGTATTAGCGAAACCCTTAAGCGAGAATCCGCACACTATTTTCTGCCTCGATTAGAAATCTTCCGCTTGCGTTCAACGGTGACTGTTGCTCTAAACATTGATGGTGCACAGGATATCCAAGCCGCCATTGCATTTATACAGCAGCTAAATTCGGCATCGCATGGCGTATCCCCATTATCCACTCAAATCATTGGGCAACAGCATATTCCTGATCATGATGAGTGGTGTGCGTTACTCACTGGGGCAATTCAAGACATGCGTGCAGGCAAAATGGAAAAGGTGGTGATGGCACGGGAAACCAAGTTGTCACTATCCCAGCCCATAACTGTGGCGGAGTTTCTATCCGCAAGCCAAAAAGTGAATCACCATTGCTACCATTTTATGATGGCGTTTAGTGCCCATGCCGGTTTTATGTCATCGACGCCAGAGCGTCTTTACTTGCGCCAAGGCACTCAACTTAACTCTGAGGCATTAGCTGGCACGGTAGCGAACCATATTGATGATGGGATTGCGGCTGAAAATGCTAAATGGTTAATGGAAGACAATAAAAACCAGCATGAAAATTTAGTGGTAGTTGATGATATTTGTCAGCAATTACAAGGTGCAGTAACAGGTATTGATGTTTCATCCGCGAAGGTGATCCGCCTGAGAAAAATTCAACACTTATATCGCTCCATTGCCGCGACGCTATTAGCGCCTTCAGACAGTGATTGTTTGCAGCGTTTACAACCGACGGCTGCAGTATGTGGTTTACCCCGTCGTGTTGCCCGTGAATTTCTTGCCAAGCACGAGCCATTTTCCCGTGGTTGGTATGCAGGAACAGGTGGTTTTATCAGTTTAAATCGCAGTGAATTTGCGGTTTCGCTGCGTTGCGCTCAAATTGATGGCGCTCAAATCTCTCTCTATTCAGGGGCAGGGATTGTGAGTGGTTCAGACCCAGAGCAAGAGTGGGAAGAAATTGAAAACAAAGCGGCTGGGTTAAAATCTTTACTGAAAGCACAATGA
- the menD gene encoding 2-succinyl-5-enolpyruvyl-6-hydroxy-3-cyclohexene-1-carboxylic-acid synthase produces MSNSAFNLRWAEVIIETLARHGMKNICIAPGSRSTPLTLAAVNNTKLHCHTHFDERGLGHLALGLAKASGEPVGVIVTSGTAVANLYPSLIEAGLTGEKVIFLTADRPPELIDCGANQAIRQTHIFASHPFESLMLPRPTRDISAKWLVSALDNGMNQLRHGAFHVNCPFAEPLYGETEGEADWQASLGDWWQSSHPWLSEPPTHTVALVADWYFWRQKKGVVIAGRMSSSDGELVAKWAAELGWPVIGDVLSQTGQPYPCADLWLQHPNAKVWLDEAELVVQFGSSLTGKRALQWQSQCHPQEYWIIDTIPGRLDPANHQGRKLTCSIKGWIEQHPAQPRGAWCEGLTDLTNSTLQHVQAQLQGRFSEAAVAHQLPELLPPRGQLFVGNSLIVRLIDALAQLPAGYPVFSNRGASGIDGLISTMAGVQRATAKPTLGIVGDISALYDLNSLALLREPSAPSVLIIVNNNGGQIFSMLPTSPEARQNYYCMPQNVSFAGAAMMFGLQYCSPTDWSSLKETVQEFWLNPHNQNNQHGTLLIELVVDGDEGARTLKQLLQDVESLPC; encoded by the coding sequence ATGTCGAATTCAGCATTTAATCTCCGTTGGGCTGAGGTAATTATTGAGACGCTAGCCCGTCACGGAATGAAAAATATCTGTATTGCTCCCGGCTCCCGCTCCACGCCGTTAACGTTAGCCGCCGTGAATAACACAAAACTTCATTGCCATACGCACTTTGATGAGCGCGGATTAGGTCATCTTGCTCTTGGGCTTGCAAAAGCGAGTGGCGAACCTGTTGGCGTGATTGTCACCTCGGGTACGGCGGTAGCTAATCTTTATCCCTCATTGATAGAAGCCGGATTAACCGGGGAAAAAGTCATTTTCCTCACAGCAGACAGGCCGCCAGAATTAATTGACTGTGGTGCCAATCAGGCTATCCGCCAAACCCATATTTTTGCTAGCCATCCGTTCGAAAGTTTAATGCTGCCAAGACCGACACGCGATATTTCAGCGAAATGGTTGGTTTCTGCGCTAGATAACGGGATGAATCAGCTGCGCCATGGGGCATTTCATGTGAACTGTCCTTTTGCTGAACCGCTATATGGTGAAACCGAAGGGGAAGCCGATTGGCAAGCCAGTTTAGGTGATTGGTGGCAATCGTCTCACCCGTGGTTAAGCGAACCTCCGACTCATACTGTCGCATTAGTGGCTGATTGGTATTTCTGGCGACAGAAAAAAGGGGTAGTGATCGCTGGTCGTATGAGCAGTAGCGATGGCGAGCTTGTTGCAAAATGGGCGGCAGAACTTGGCTGGCCAGTTATCGGTGATGTACTTTCTCAGACAGGGCAACCTTATCCATGCGCTGATTTATGGTTACAGCACCCGAATGCTAAAGTCTGGTTAGATGAAGCAGAATTAGTGGTTCAGTTTGGATCAAGCTTAACGGGAAAACGCGCATTACAGTGGCAAAGTCAATGCCATCCTCAAGAGTATTGGATAATTGATACTATCCCAGGGCGCTTAGATCCTGCCAACCATCAAGGTCGTAAGCTAACTTGCAGCATAAAAGGGTGGATAGAGCAACATCCTGCTCAACCGCGCGGTGCATGGTGTGAAGGCTTAACAGATTTGACAAACAGCACGTTGCAACATGTTCAAGCCCAGCTGCAAGGTAGGTTCTCTGAAGCGGCAGTGGCACATCAATTACCAGAGCTTCTCCCGCCTCGTGGACAACTTTTCGTGGGGAATAGCTTAATTGTGCGTTTAATTGATGCACTCGCACAATTGCCAGCGGGTTACCCCGTATTCAGTAACCGTGGTGCCAGCGGTATTGATGGGTTGATCTCGACGATGGCTGGAGTACAGAGAGCAACGGCGAAGCCGACACTGGGTATCGTCGGGGATATCTCTGCCCTGTATGACTTAAACAGTTTGGCATTATTGCGTGAACCTTCTGCTCCTAGTGTATTGATTATTGTGAACAATAATGGGGGACAAATTTTCTCGATGCTACCTACCTCCCCAGAAGCTCGCCAAAACTATTATTGTATGCCTCAAAATGTGAGCTTTGCGGGTGCGGCGATGATGTTTGGTTTGCAGTATTGTTCCCCGACAGACTGGTCGAGCTTAAAAGAGACGGTGCAAGAATTTTGGCTTAATCCACATAATCAAAACAATCAACACGGGACACTGCTGATTGAGTTAGTGGTTGATGGGGATGAAGGTGCTCGAACACTGAAACAATTGCTGCAAGACGTGGAAAGTTTACCGTGCTAG
- the nuoM gene encoding NADH-quinone oxidoreductase subunit M — MQLYWLILIPFIGALLSWQADRFSHRAPRWVALGTMGITLILAVLFWAQGDYSLVNPQGIPEWQSTYSTEWIPALGINFSLAVDGLSLLMVVLTAIMGAFSILSSWSEQQESQGAYHFNLLWIIAGVMGIFTAVDLFLFFFFWEMMLIPMYFLIANWGHKGSGNRQHVNAATKFFIYTQVSGLIMLVAIIGLVILHWTAFNELTFDYNALLGTESALSGTASFLLMLGFFIAFAVKMPLVPFHGWMADTQEQSPTAGSVDISGIMLKTAAYGLLRFVLPLFPEASLQFTPVAMTLGVISIFYGAWLAFKQTDIKRLAAYSSLSHMGFVTVAIYAASTLAYQGAVVQMITNGLSGAALIIISGQLYERTQTRDMRMMGGLWKRIKWLPGLSLFFAAATLGMPGTGNFIGEFMIFFGSFSQFTLVTCIMVFGVVFASIYALWMMQQTYYGTPKSETELKGLTAREFGVLLVLAALLVIIGFYPQPILDTSAGSMETLHNLYSASLSTQG, encoded by the coding sequence ATGCAATTATATTGGCTAATACTTATTCCCTTTATCGGTGCCCTGCTAAGCTGGCAGGCTGACCGATTCAGTCACCGCGCACCTCGTTGGGTTGCGCTGGGGACAATGGGAATCACGCTTATCCTTGCGGTACTATTTTGGGCGCAAGGGGATTATTCGCTGGTTAACCCGCAAGGTATTCCAGAGTGGCAAAGTACATACTCAACGGAATGGATCCCTGCGCTAGGTATCAATTTTTCGTTAGCGGTTGATGGATTATCGCTGTTGATGGTGGTGTTAACTGCCATCATGGGGGCGTTTTCAATCCTCAGTTCGTGGAGCGAACAGCAAGAGAGCCAAGGAGCTTATCACTTTAACCTGCTATGGATTATTGCAGGTGTGATGGGGATCTTTACGGCGGTTGACCTGTTCTTATTCTTCTTCTTCTGGGAGATGATGTTGATCCCGATGTATTTCCTGATTGCGAATTGGGGGCACAAAGGGTCAGGTAACCGTCAGCATGTTAATGCAGCGACAAAATTCTTTATCTATACGCAAGTCAGCGGTTTGATCATGCTGGTGGCGATTATCGGCTTAGTTATCCTTCACTGGACTGCGTTCAATGAGCTGACATTCGACTATAACGCGTTGCTGGGTACTGAAAGTGCGTTGTCAGGTACGGCTAGCTTCTTGCTGATGCTGGGTTTCTTTATTGCTTTTGCAGTAAAAATGCCATTAGTGCCATTCCATGGGTGGATGGCCGATACCCAAGAACAATCGCCAACGGCGGGTTCTGTCGATATCTCCGGTATCATGCTGAAAACAGCGGCATACGGGTTATTACGTTTTGTACTGCCACTGTTCCCTGAAGCTTCACTGCAATTTACACCAGTGGCAATGACACTGGGCGTAATCAGTATCTTCTACGGTGCATGGCTAGCATTCAAACAGACGGATATTAAACGTTTAGCGGCGTACAGTAGCTTATCCCACATGGGTTTTGTGACTGTGGCTATCTACGCGGCATCGACACTGGCATATCAAGGTGCTGTGGTGCAAATGATCACCAACGGTCTATCGGGTGCGGCACTGATTATTATCAGTGGTCAGCTGTACGAACGTACTCAGACCCGTGATATGCGCATGATGGGTGGATTATGGAAACGCATCAAATGGTTACCGGGTTTATCCCTGTTCTTTGCCGCAGCAACCTTAGGTATGCCGGGCACAGGTAACTTTATCGGCGAATTCATGATCTTCTTCGGTAGCTTCAGCCAATTCACATTAGTCACCTGCATTATGGTGTTTGGTGTGGTGTTTGCCTCTATCTATGCACTATGGATGATGCAGCAGACTTACTACGGAACGCCGAAATCAGAAACTGAATTGAAAGGGCTAACAGCTCGTGAGTTCGGTGTTTTACTGGTTCTGGCGGCTTTATTGGTTATCATTGGTTTCTACCCACAGCCTATCTTAGATACGTCTGCGGGCTCGATGGAAACACTGCATAACCTGTATTCTGCTTCACTTTCAACACAAGGGTAG
- a CDS encoding alpha-xenorhabdolysin family binary toxin subunit B codes for MYDNLDLPMLPSIDIYQLRCISNSISSFNKNILNYDYIIYGRIQKIAIKIERLNELIRNSVPILKIKLNYVIGNDDHALLSSENNDDDLSDIRRKIAITSFVEDLMDVKFELEKLISKTRYTLESLLVFHLNEPNKLKLSQYSNQKEFLVNSKNSKQSKINELNNNLSVILAAEDIILKHKITDFFDRYFQGKELIDSIDIQPNKKDILKAAISYIRNLLTMVDNGLEFSQLVGVRIYISDQIIEAREEINAIDNNIFRLSQLMSYANDINQIETHKQTIITQSSALKSYWESWCGFMSEKVSEECLNFGQIKTVSQMLMTYLNDIEYQYQRQLPD; via the coding sequence ATGTATGATAACCTCGATTTACCTATGTTACCCTCTATTGACATCTACCAACTAAGGTGTATTTCAAATAGCATTAGCTCTTTTAATAAAAATATTCTTAATTATGATTATATAATCTATGGCCGAATTCAAAAGATCGCAATTAAGATTGAAAGGCTCAATGAACTGATTAGAAATTCCGTTCCCATTCTAAAAATTAAATTAAATTATGTCATTGGAAATGATGACCATGCATTACTTTCATCTGAAAACAATGATGATGACCTCTCAGATATCCGCCGAAAAATTGCGATTACAAGCTTTGTAGAAGATTTAATGGATGTCAAATTCGAACTTGAAAAACTTATTTCAAAAACACGCTATACATTAGAATCATTATTGGTTTTTCATTTAAATGAACCTAACAAATTAAAGCTTTCACAATATAGCAATCAAAAAGAGTTTCTCGTCAACTCTAAAAATAGTAAGCAATCAAAGATTAACGAATTAAATAATAATCTCTCTGTGATCCTAGCTGCGGAAGATATTATATTAAAACATAAAATCACAGATTTCTTTGACCGATATTTTCAAGGAAAAGAACTTATCGATTCTATTGATATTCAACCCAATAAAAAAGACATTCTGAAAGCGGCTATTAGTTATATTCGTAACTTATTAACGATGGTGGATAATGGGCTCGAATTTAGTCAACTTGTTGGTGTAAGAATCTATATCAGTGACCAAATTATTGAGGCGCGTGAAGAAATAAATGCGATAGATAATAATATATTTCGACTCTCGCAGCTCATGAGCTATGCCAATGATATCAATCAAATAGAAACCCACAAACAGACCATTATCACTCAATCTAGTGCTTTAAAATCTTATTGGGAATCTTGGTGTGGTTTTATGAGTGAGAAAGTCTCTGAGGAGTGTTTGAATTTCGGTCAAATTAAAACCGTTAGCCAAATGCTAATGACCTATTTGAACGATATTGAGTATCAATATCAACGACAATTGCCAGATTAA
- the nuoN gene encoding NADH-quinone oxidoreductase subunit NuoN yields MTITPLELLAMLPLILSGLTAVIVMLSIAWRRDHLTSAAITVVGFLLTFVSLIWVNGYIVPTDTGGEALLPRAVTSLLLVDGFALFYSGLVLIAGMGTAIFAYHWLEGFNDNKEEFYLLLSIAVTGGVLLGMSNHMASMFIGIELISIPLFGLVAYTFERSRTLEAGIKYMVLSAAASSFLLFGIALLYAESGSLSFSVVGQSLANSSIHAPLILVGLGMMIVGFGFKLSLFPFQLWTPDVYQGAPAPVAAFLATGSKIAIFAVLVRIFLEAPITHVDGIAQTDTLLAVVGVIAIASILFGNLLALTQKSAKRLLGYSSIAHMGYLLVTLVAMRVDAQLAQVTIAIYLVSYLLASLGAFGVVSVISSPYRGDDQDDFSAFRGLFWHKPVLAIVMTVMMLSLAGIPITLGFIGKFYAILSAVYAQLWWLTGAVVVGSALGLFYYLRFMASLYSRDAEHADRYTGPEKMTLGTVFAALCAIAVIVFGLWPQPIIDIATSTLPALS; encoded by the coding sequence ATGACAATAACACCTTTAGAATTGTTAGCAATGCTGCCGTTAATCCTTTCTGGATTAACCGCAGTGATTGTGATGCTGTCAATTGCGTGGCGGCGAGATCATTTAACCAGCGCCGCAATCACGGTTGTTGGTTTTCTCCTGACATTTGTTTCACTGATTTGGGTTAACGGTTATATCGTTCCTACAGATACTGGTGGGGAAGCATTACTGCCAAGAGCTGTGACTTCATTGCTGTTAGTTGATGGTTTTGCACTGTTCTACTCAGGACTGGTTCTGATCGCAGGTATGGGTACCGCTATTTTTGCTTATCATTGGTTAGAAGGCTTTAATGATAACAAAGAAGAGTTTTACCTCTTATTGAGCATTGCGGTGACGGGTGGCGTTCTGCTGGGGATGTCGAACCATATGGCTTCGATGTTCATCGGTATTGAATTGATCTCTATTCCACTATTTGGTCTGGTTGCTTATACCTTTGAACGTAGCCGTACTTTAGAGGCGGGTATCAAGTATATGGTGTTATCCGCAGCAGCATCTTCATTCCTGCTGTTTGGTATTGCCTTACTGTACGCAGAATCAGGTAGCTTAAGCTTCAGCGTAGTCGGTCAAAGCTTAGCGAATAGCAGCATTCACGCGCCGCTGATTTTAGTCGGTTTAGGCATGATGATTGTGGGCTTCGGCTTTAAATTATCGTTATTCCCATTCCAATTATGGACGCCTGACGTTTATCAAGGTGCGCCTGCGCCAGTTGCCGCTTTCTTAGCAACCGGCAGTAAAATCGCTATCTTTGCGGTGTTGGTTCGCATCTTCTTAGAAGCGCCGATTACGCATGTTGATGGCATCGCGCAAACAGATACGTTATTAGCCGTTGTTGGTGTGATTGCGATTGCGTCAATTTTGTTTGGTAACTTACTGGCATTGACTCAGAAGAGTGCGAAGCGTCTGCTTGGTTACTCATCTATTGCCCACATGGGTTACTTACTGGTCACGTTAGTGGCAATGCGTGTTGATGCTCAATTGGCACAAGTCACCATTGCTATCTACCTGGTGAGCTATTTGTTAGCAAGCTTGGGGGCATTTGGTGTGGTTAGCGTGATTTCGAGCCCATACCGTGGTGATGACCAAGATGACTTCAGTGCATTCCGCGGCTTATTCTGGCACAAGCCTGTATTGGCGATCGTGATGACGGTGATGATGTTATCTCTAGCGGGTATTCCAATTACGCTTGGGTTCATCGGTAAGTTCTATGCCATCCTTTCGGCCGTTTATGCACAATTGTGGTGGCTAACAGGGGCTGTGGTGGTAGGTAGTGCACTTGGATTATTCTACTACTTACGCTTTATGGCGAGCTTATATAGCCGTGATGCAGAACATGCTGACCGTTATACTGGCCCAGAAAAAATGACGTTAGGAACAGTGTTTGCAGCCCTGTGTGCGATAGCGGTCATCGTGTTTGGTCTGTGGCCACAACCGATTATTGATATTGCAACATCAACATTGCCAGCACTGAGCTGA
- the menH gene encoding 2-succinyl-6-hydroxy-2,4-cyclohexadiene-1-carboxylate synthase, translated as MLAAHYYSSQEQPANGEKTPWLVFLHGLLGRHDDWSSIVEACPNYPRLVVDLPGHGDSHNISCQGFADFDRQLTELLAHYSVLQYVLIGYSLGARLAMHFACFGSHQGLKGLVIEGGNVGLQDEKERIARADNDHRWAERFRYQPIEQVLSDWYQQPVFADLTLTQREKLVALRGQNNPLAVADMLENTSLSKQPFLVESLKQLSAPYCYFCGEKDQKFRGVSQQYALPFTLIKNAGHNAHRENPQHYAAALHYFLSHCG; from the coding sequence GTGCTAGCTGCGCACTATTATTCGAGTCAGGAACAACCTGCCAACGGCGAAAAAACACCGTGGTTAGTTTTCCTTCATGGTTTATTAGGTCGTCACGATGATTGGTCATCGATTGTTGAGGCTTGCCCCAATTATCCGCGTTTAGTGGTCGATTTACCGGGGCATGGTGACTCACACAATATCAGTTGCCAAGGTTTTGCGGATTTTGACAGGCAACTGACGGAGTTGTTAGCGCATTATTCTGTTTTGCAATATGTGTTGATTGGCTATTCGCTCGGCGCGCGCTTGGCGATGCACTTTGCCTGCTTTGGCTCCCATCAAGGGTTAAAAGGATTGGTGATAGAAGGCGGTAACGTCGGTTTACAGGATGAGAAGGAACGTATTGCGCGTGCCGATAATGACCATCGCTGGGCTGAACGTTTTCGATATCAACCTATCGAACAGGTTTTGAGTGATTGGTACCAACAACCAGTCTTTGCTGACCTTACGCTTACTCAGCGTGAAAAATTGGTGGCATTACGTGGTCAAAATAACCCATTGGCCGTTGCCGATATGCTGGAAAATACGTCGTTATCCAAACAACCGTTTTTAGTTGAGTCATTAAAGCAATTATCGGCCCCTTACTGCTATTTTTGCGGTGAGAAAGACCAAAAATTTCGAGGCGTTTCGCAACAATATGCATTGCCGTTTACGCTAATTAAGAATGCAGGGCATAATGCGCATCGGGAAAATCCCCAACATTATGCTGCTGCACTTCACTATTTTTTATCACACTGTGGTTAA